One stretch of Alcaligenes faecalis DNA includes these proteins:
- the tssK gene encoding type VI secretion system baseplate subunit TssK — protein MDKVIWTEGLFLRPQHFQQMERYLEHYAHAGRRAAQPFCWGFETLSLDEQALSMGSVVLREARGLLPDGTPFDCRPGAMQIVAWTAPEVVRPERLMLVLPRRQAGRAEIQFDGHSSRRSRYVVSEQDLYDSSGLSPEPCLSQLGRLQPVLLPESEVYEDSIAMPVARILERRPDRSLVLDPDFIPPILSIQAHARLSALSADVQALLQARAQALAERLGPGGRGQGDVADFMMLELVNRYRAALWAMEQRVHVHPCELYQTWMELHGALATYTQDGRQPLIWPSYQHDDLAQSFLPLVLELRRALSVVLEQQAVSIALEDKGQGVRLAQIADRALMRQAGFVLAVQADLPAQTVRQHFAAQVKLGPVERIRDLVHLQLPGIGLQPLSVAPRALPYHAGFTYFELEKGGELWRQLEQNGALALHLAGDFPGLQLEFWAIRR, from the coding sequence ATGGATAAAGTCATTTGGACCGAAGGGCTGTTTTTACGACCCCAGCATTTTCAGCAGATGGAGCGCTATCTGGAGCACTATGCCCACGCCGGACGTCGGGCTGCGCAGCCATTTTGCTGGGGCTTTGAAACCTTGAGTCTGGACGAGCAGGCCCTGAGCATGGGCAGTGTCGTGCTGCGCGAAGCGCGCGGCCTGCTGCCGGATGGCACGCCCTTTGATTGCCGGCCGGGTGCGATGCAGATTGTGGCCTGGACAGCCCCCGAAGTGGTGCGTCCCGAACGCCTGATGCTGGTGCTGCCCCGCCGCCAGGCCGGGCGTGCAGAGATTCAGTTTGATGGGCACAGCTCGCGTCGTTCGCGCTATGTGGTCAGCGAGCAGGATTTGTATGACAGCAGTGGTTTGTCGCCTGAGCCGTGCCTGTCGCAACTGGGGCGTTTGCAGCCGGTTCTGCTGCCCGAGTCCGAGGTGTATGAAGACAGCATTGCCATGCCCGTGGCCCGTATTCTGGAGCGCAGGCCCGACCGCTCGCTGGTGCTGGACCCGGATTTCATTCCCCCCATCTTGTCCATTCAGGCCCATGCACGCCTTAGTGCTTTAAGCGCGGATGTGCAGGCTTTATTGCAGGCCCGTGCCCAAGCCTTGGCAGAACGCCTGGGGCCGGGAGGACGCGGGCAGGGCGATGTGGCCGACTTCATGATGCTGGAGCTGGTCAATCGTTACCGGGCTGCCTTGTGGGCCATGGAGCAGCGCGTACACGTGCATCCTTGCGAGCTGTATCAGACCTGGATGGAACTGCATGGCGCCTTGGCCACCTACACCCAGGACGGGCGTCAGCCGCTGATCTGGCCTTCCTATCAGCATGACGATCTGGCCCAGTCCTTTTTGCCGCTGGTGCTGGAGTTGCGCCGTGCTCTGTCTGTCGTCCTGGAACAGCAAGCCGTGTCGATTGCTCTGGAGGACAAAGGGCAGGGCGTACGGCTGGCCCAGATTGCGGACCGTGCACTCATGCGTCAAGCGGGTTTTGTGCTGGCCGTACAGGCCGATTTGCCCGCCCAAACGGTGCGGCAGCACTTTGCGGCACAGGTGAAATTGGGGCCGGTAGAACGCATCCGTGATCTGGTTCATCTGCAATTGCCGGGCATCGGTTTGCAGCCCTTGTCCGTCGCGCCACGTGCCTTGCCGTATCACGCCGGTTTTACCTACTTCGAGCTGGAAAAAGGCGGCGAACTGTGGCGTCAGCTGGAGCAGAACGGCGCATTGGCCCTGCATTTGGCCGGAGACTTTCCCGGCCTGCAACTTGAGTTTTGGGCAATACGCCGCTGA
- a CDS encoding TssQ family T6SS-associated lipoprotein yields the protein MYLPARLIVPALAFLLTACAQTQHKPVAVFSPAAEAELEQIRSAFNEGDYSAVIRQVGRSNTLPAAAPNQYSEALKLQAFSFCVREYTFLCEERFKQALAVDPGFTLAQAERGHPTWGPVYEKVAGAQP from the coding sequence ATGTATTTACCTGCCCGCCTGATCGTTCCGGCCCTGGCTTTTTTACTGACAGCCTGCGCCCAAACCCAGCACAAACCAGTGGCTGTTTTCAGCCCGGCTGCCGAGGCCGAACTGGAGCAAATACGCTCTGCCTTCAATGAAGGCGACTACAGTGCCGTGATCCGGCAAGTGGGCCGCTCCAACACCCTGCCTGCAGCCGCACCCAATCAATACAGCGAAGCCTTGAAGCTGCAAGCCTTCAGCTTTTGCGTGCGCGAATACACCTTCTTGTGTGAGGAGCGTTTCAAGCAGGCACTGGCCGTAGACCCTGGCTTTACCCTGGCCCAGGCCGAGCGCGGTCACCCCACCTGGGGGCCGGTTTATGAAAAAGTGGCAGGAGCACAGCCATGA
- the tssJ gene encoding type VI secretion system lipoprotein TssJ: MTVCRLLRLCSLLMLGLLASCASTSSRMAVPYEIVLTADEQLNPDATGRPSPVQVFVFELRSGSTFESRDFFALQSDPQQALQADLLNVEQIVLRPGQTHTFKRPGDLQATAVGVVVGYRELDASVWRVLLPLPESRTTNIYKFWQSAPDAVQVSLQLRKNAIHVVD, encoded by the coding sequence GTGACCGTTTGCCGATTGCTTCGTTTGTGTTCGCTGCTGATGCTGGGTTTGCTGGCCTCGTGCGCGTCCACCTCCAGTCGCATGGCCGTGCCCTACGAGATTGTTCTGACGGCGGATGAACAGCTCAACCCGGATGCCACGGGTCGGCCTTCCCCGGTACAGGTTTTTGTGTTCGAGCTGCGCTCGGGCAGCACCTTTGAATCCAGGGACTTCTTTGCCTTGCAGTCCGACCCGCAACAAGCCTTGCAGGCGGATCTGCTCAATGTGGAGCAGATCGTGCTGCGCCCCGGCCAGACCCATACCTTCAAACGGCCGGGCGATCTGCAAGCCACTGCGGTTGGCGTGGTCGTGGGTTATCGCGAGCTGGATGCCAGCGTGTGGCGTGTCCTGTTGCCGCTGCCAGAGTCGCGCACCACCAATATCTACAAGTTCTGGCAGTCGGCCCCGGATGCCGTCCAGGTCAGCCTGCAATTACGCAAGAACGCCATTCATGTTGTTGATTGA